TTTTGAATACACTTATATCTCATTAATCCAAATGCaatgctttttctttttttttttgttttttatgttGAAGATAAAGGTTCTTATTTCATTTGATGCATGTGATTCTTATCTTAACCTGCATATTATTTGATGAATATGTGTCTGCTTACTGCCTCTTTATTGACAAAAGTGTTGAACGATAGTCTTGAATTATCCATGTTAATTCTTTCCTTTCACTTGCTTTACATGTGATGCTTCGCGGAGTCAAAATTGGACTTTTTTTCATCATCTCCTTGCATTTTCAAGTATCGAGTCGGCCTTTGGTGTTCGAGGGTGAAAGGGAAACTGATATACAGGTTTCGGAAGCAGAATCAGGTCCTGGAAAGCTGAAAACAAGCTGATGTACAGCCCGTATACCAGGATATACGGGTTGAATGCAGCAAATACATGCCCTAAACTGATTAATAGGTGTTCAAAAGCTGATTTAGGTTGTATACATTTGGTATATAGCCCAGTATACACGAAAATGGGCCGTATTCATCCGATATACATTGATATACAATCAGTGTATACAAAAATGGGAATTGAGCCTAAGCCCAAAATCAGCAGCGAAATTGGCCCAAGAAGGGCctaaattcaatttctcccttactctttaattacctaattgtgattatttattgtttgttgtttaactctaactttatatttgttaattaacttaattaaaatccccaaaagatgaaCCGTATTCTTTATGTTAGAtacatttcaacaaaatttcctttttatcaacTCTCCTACTATTATTGAAAACTTTTACTTAATCTTcgattagtttaaaatagtttccATACTTTAATTGACTAAATGGgtctaaattattaattttaagggattcaaaaatgaaataaaataaaattctaattaatctagatTTGCCAAATGCTAATTGCTTACAAATTAATTCGAGTATTTCAATTAAGattcaattttcttaaaaaactaaGAATTGTTctttttaactatttttctcaaaattgatcaaatattataagtaattatgtcaacaaataattttttttttaaaaaaagattagtaaaagtcatttttagtcaaatcgccggtcaaccgcaagttagcgggcattctgagggcctaacaccttctcggaatgtacatttgaactcgaaccttttttttttcaattgattttatctgtttaaatcttttgaaaattttaagtttgttttttcttgatttctactaaaaattaagtggcgactctgttcttttgaaaattcgatttctcttaaaccataagtttaatcgatttttcaaaactcaatcattttttcctttatattctTTTTCGAGTAAAACAATAGGTCCAAAATTgaaatgtttaattaattaaaacaccAAAAGTGCTACTAATTATAACCACTTAAAGAGGTGTTATCCAATtgtagaaagaaaaataatgcaagatagatataaaattcaaaataataatctcACTTGGGGTTGCACCCAATTATTATCGAGTTATATGATACTTCGATTGTGGGTTCACATAtctatatttaacaaaaaattaaaaaaatataacactaatatatatgaTTTGAGGAGGGAAGTATGGGCTCACGTGAACCCGATGACCCCTGTaagtcaataattattttatataaataaaaataattgtatattcCCTATATAGTGAGAAAAAAACATTAACTTTTAAACAaagactaaaattaaaatttaaaataaagtagGAATAATTAAGAGACAAAAAGTACCTTTCTTAAGTTTATTTCTACTTCTGACCCACAAATGCGTTGATAATAGAGGCATAGCTGAATAAATGAGTCTAGCAGGCCAATTTTTGGAACTATGCTTATACCACCACAcaaattatgaaatttaataTCACTACTCAAAAATTTGCATCTTATCCTATTTGTTTATCTCTACGATGCACgaagtttgaaaattttataatatgagTGTTACTATTAATGAAGAAGAAAGTATTAAAtggaaataaatttatatattcttaataaataacttataatgatagatcaattttagaaaatatgtgtataaaaaatctgattttgcATATATAAATCATGAATTCACAATAGCGACGACATATTCAGTATAAATTAACAAGTAAAATTTAGAAAGATAGATTATTGCATAGAACATCAACTCAAAAGAATAATCGACACAGGATAGTAAGGAAGAAAATGAGACAACAAATTAACAATATAGGAAACAAGTATAGCAACGGATATCAATACACACTAGAGAAAAAGAAGCTATGTGATATTCAAATCATACTGTTATTAGAAGTACGATAACACTCAATTGATTTTTAATCTTATACCATAGTCCTCGGCCTCCATACATTTTTATCTAATGTCATGTCATCAGTCAACTAAAGTTATGACATATCCTATCTAACTCCTACTATAAGTCTACAATCAACCTCCCACAAACCTCCTCACTGACGCATCTTCACACATCCTCTTCGCATATGGGAATATCTAAGTCTCGCTTTCCCTCCTCTTCCCAACAATTTATtgtttccttttcattttatacGGCATAATGTCTAATTTTGGACAtttcaaaacattaaaaacCATTTACACTTATTTATATTtcctttaattattatatatacgGCATATTAACATCTTAGTTTTGCGTTCGATTAAATATCATTgcattaaataaaacaaaattaaaggagGGATTATTTACTCAATGGATCAACTTTATTGGACGTACGTGACTTGTCTCAATTCGGAATAACTTTTCTAAAATGCTTAAGGAAACAactttattgttattattagtttcatctcaTACTTTAACATTTATTTGGTAGTCAAACATGAATCTTATAATTCTGTGTCAACTATAAGATTAATTATCACCACAATCAACAAACTGGTAGTTAACAATAAGATGGCCTTGATGATTTCCATTTCCGTCTGTGTCGATTTGTCGAAAAACGTTGACGTCCAAGTCTAGTCCTCCGTTACTACACTGATCCACGATTCTTACTGTCGTTTGAGCTCTTGTACGTGTATTTGTCACCTGCACATATATGTAAAAGTCAGTTCGAACAAAAACTTGATctttataatgaaaaaatattgttatataaatatatagatgtTACCCTTAAGCATTTGCCACAGGAGTCTCGACCACGAGGTCCGACTGGACCACAAAAAGCAGTCCAACCATACTTCTTCCGCCAGGACAAAGGCTTATTAGCATCCCAAGTTGAGCAGTAAGCACTAACAGCATTCAGGTCCCACCCAACATTCTGCGGGTTGTATATATGATATGTTGCACGAACGTTTTGCGCGCTGCCCCCTTGGCCTGGAGCTGGTCCACTTCCACTGCACTGGCTCTGGCAACCTTGGCTAGGTGAACAATATTCGGGTGTCGATCCACACCACCCGAATTGGCTGCAACATAAGTTGTTGCCACATAACGCTCCGCCCCTTTGCCTTCCGCACTGCTGTGCGTTGGCAATTGAGGCTATgctaaaaaggaacaaagataacaaaatagtaCTAGTATTACTTAGCTTCACCATTTTCTCGAAAGATTTAATTAGTAGTATAATTTGATCTTATTACTTGCGGGTTTTtatagaacttttttttttcaaaagtgataGCTAGCTAGCTAGCTAATACCTACGTAATTAGACTGAATTAGTTTGACAACTTGAGTTGGAAATTTGggatattaaaaatttattaatttcattcatTTGCTAGATTTAATGTAATGAACCCATATTGTATTGAAATGGATAATTGGGATTACACCTAAAAGTATAAGAGTTCAAATCGGTATAATTACTCATCTTCAAaggaaagaataagaaataaaaagaaaaaagagagggAGGGAGGTTCCAGAATTAATCTAAGCAACTAAGAAATAAAAGACAACTTCATAACATAGGCCTAATAGATTAAGCATCTTCCTCGGGTCCCAAATATAATTTGACATATTTCCATATGGATTTTCCGTCTTAGTTATATtcataacattttaattaaatactCCATACTATTTATTTCAACCATTTGCTGATCAATTCGATTGAGTCAGAACCCTAGTGTACTACACTCGATAATTCGATATCATGTGTTCTTCCAATTATGCAGactcgaaaaaaataaaaagaagtatgTGAAAGTACTCCTTTTTTTTAACGCAATGCCATAAACATTCACGTTTTCATGGTGTTACAGCGGAATCAGTATTTTAAGTCTATGAgtttaaattctaaaaaaaaaaaattactagatttttaataaattatttatatatttttaaatttaaatataaattctgtatcaaaattattattttttgttgatagAAAAGGATAGGTCTGCCCTATATACTTGGGGGATTAAATTTCAATAGTGAGGATTTTAGAAGACGTGTACACTAGTAAGGCTAGTAGGCGGCTTTTAAAGTGATTGAGGCGGCTATTGACGAAAATGTTGGACTGTCCTTTTTCCTAGTATAAGCTAGAGTTTGGCTTGTAAAGGTTCGCTTACCAGGACGTTCGATATAAAGTCGTGATTTTAATTATGATATCAAATTAATAGTTAAGTAAATCAAACTAGTTTCCACAATTATTCATTTATCTTTTCTCCAATTCTTTTACTTTCTATTAGATTAAATAtcattgtataaaataaaacaaatcaaGGATATTTACTGAAATGGTTCGACTAGTTGTTAGACCTGACTTGTCTAATTGTCTCAATTTGAAATTACCTTTCTAAAATAAAATGCACAAGTTACCATAATTTTTTACCCAATAAAATATGTATGTCTTATAGCTTTGCGATTGGATAAGGTTTGGCAAATGTGAAGTACGCATCTAGATTATTTCTCGATTATGACTAGCTTCTAGTTATTAAGACTCTTGACcgtaaaactaaaaaaaaaaaatcctaacgCAACCTTATTATACTCTCTATAGTTATGCGAGAATTTTGAATTTCCTAATTATTGCATCAATAATTTGCACTCGCAAATTATAGAGCTATAAGATTCATGATTATTGTCAATACAATTTTAACTCTCACAATTATTGCGTCGATGATCTAACACATAACAgtatttaagtaaaaaaaatgacaaagaagttatttaaaaatatgtgtGATTTTCATTGGAAGAAAGCCTCAAAACATTTGTAAagattaggggtgtacatagccgggttggttcgggtttttcaagtatcaaatcaaaccatttgtgtcggatttttaaatctataaaccaaaccaaaccaataaaactcaagtttttcaacctcgaattttttcggtaaagtattcatacaaacatataatttacttgtacttcaaatatttctttagtcctaccaaaatacaactatctaaggtgtttcttaagaaaataacacaaaatatgatatgattaatgacaataaaatatccaacaaaaaaataataataatgaaatcgcgtaaaataaatattgcaaatcaacaagtcataatgaaaatgatcacaatttaaaagtactaaatcatgctaaaataagtttaataagtattacttacatgactaaatattaaagaaatgtaaaaccaaagaacaaatattcaatagttttgtcattcttagtgttgaattgattttctttttgcattagtattaatttgattttgatttaacctttataattaccaacatctgtgaactataatctttattgagccattcagaattttaagtttcaaacttgaaataatatattaaaagataaaaattatgaaaaagtttaagaaatataaaaagattatatcaaagtaaatatttttatgtataaaataaaattttaaaattatatatataatgtcgggttggtttggtctcaggttgtttttttttagttaaaaccaaaccaacccaaatatagtcagttttttttttccaataccaaaccaaccactagtcaggttttttttttcggtttgactcgatttgcagtttggttcgattttcggtttgattttgtacacccctagtaaagatcaaatcaaatgaagatatctaaaaaaaaaaaatcatttttttcatataaagaGATTATATGGGCCTATGAAGCCCAACACTGGTTGCGGCATCAAAACTCATCTAAGCCCATATACCCAATATTTGGCacaaattatattcttaattttccaacaattttgaagaaaaaactttAATGAACTTGTGGGCTTTAATGTCCATATGGGAATAATGCATAAAATTCATTCGGcttgaatatcatatatattacaaaacctaatttaaatatttataaaacagGGTTTGTTCACCTTTGTACTTAACGTATAggtgaattcaaaatttaaatttgatgggTTCGATCtttagatttctgcattgaacTCATTATACTtttgaaattatgaattcaaaattttatatctttgaaaaaaattattgagatttttaCACGAATAATTGAGTAAATTTACTGTATACTTTTTCCATCA
This genomic stretch from Solanum stenotomum isolate F172 unplaced genomic scaffold, ASM1918654v1 scaffold26839, whole genome shotgun sequence harbors:
- the LOC125851539 gene encoding wound-induced protein WIN1 — protein: MVKLSNTSTILLSLFLFSIASIANAQQCGRQRGGALCGNNLCCSQFGWCGSTPEYCSPSQGCQSQCSGSGPAPGQGGSAQNVRATYHIYNPQNVGWDLNAVSAYCSTWDANKPLSWRKKYGWTAFCGPVGPRGRDSCGKCLRVTNTRTRAQTTVRIVDQCSNGGLDLDVNVFRQIDTDGNGNHQGHLIVNYQFVDCGDN